A genomic segment from Tessaracoccus defluvii encodes:
- the pspAA gene encoding PspA-associated protein PspAA, producing the protein MIVRVLGQGQWLLEPEHLLELNGLDQELEARVSAGDEEGMRAALQGLVDGVRRLGVEVPDDVIAESDLVLPDVDLTLDEVKELLAETSEYYGLIPDGDGDLHEDGDASSAAL; encoded by the coding sequence ATGATCGTCCGGGTCCTCGGGCAGGGCCAGTGGCTCCTCGAACCCGAGCATCTCCTCGAGCTGAACGGACTGGACCAGGAGCTGGAGGCGCGTGTCTCCGCCGGTGACGAGGAGGGCATGCGCGCCGCGCTGCAGGGACTCGTCGACGGCGTCCGCCGCCTCGGCGTCGAGGTCCCCGACGACGTCATCGCCGAGTCCGATCTCGTGCTGCCCGACGTCGATCTCACGCTGGACGAGGTCAAGGAGCTCCTGGCGGAGACCAGCGAGTACTACGGGCTGATCCCGGACGGGGACGGTGACCTCCACGAGGACGGGGACGCGTCCTCCGCAGCCCTGTGA
- a CDS encoding glycerate kinase, protein MRVVVAADAVAGLTPRAASDLVAAEFAAQGAQVAVIPLGVSGPALHDALLQAAPGAVVVTPGSAGDVARALRGDATDLVLDLTGDLPETLCADLFAELGGTPAAIEHLAAARRGRSTVALVAADGASSRLTGLEGLAATRGRDRGTDLADVLAADGAAESFLHAHGLADGPGMGAAEGAGALFAALGVEVSEPLGWLAARYGLEATLARCDVVVTGVESLDFHAVGGPVVRFVVEAAGKAMRPAVVVAGRNWVSSRELRLIGVEDAYATLAGPGDEPCTPDELRRVAAGVARTWRW, encoded by the coding sequence GTGAGGGTTGTCGTCGCAGCCGACGCGGTCGCGGGGCTCACGCCCCGGGCCGCGTCGGACCTTGTCGCGGCGGAGTTCGCCGCCCAGGGGGCGCAGGTGGCGGTCATTCCGCTCGGCGTGAGCGGCCCGGCCCTGCACGACGCGCTCCTGCAGGCGGCCCCCGGCGCCGTGGTGGTGACGCCGGGCAGCGCCGGCGACGTGGCCCGCGCACTGCGCGGTGACGCCACGGACCTCGTGCTCGACCTGACCGGTGACCTTCCGGAGACGCTGTGCGCCGACCTGTTCGCGGAACTCGGCGGAACCCCCGCCGCGATCGAACACCTGGCGGCCGCCCGGCGTGGCCGCAGCACCGTCGCCCTCGTGGCGGCGGACGGCGCGTCGTCCCGGCTGACCGGGCTGGAGGGGCTGGCCGCCACCAGGGGCCGCGACCGCGGCACCGACCTGGCCGACGTGCTCGCCGCTGACGGTGCCGCCGAGAGTTTCCTGCACGCCCACGGCCTGGCCGATGGGCCGGGGATGGGGGCGGCCGAAGGGGCGGGGGCGCTGTTCGCGGCGCTCGGGGTGGAGGTCTCCGAACCGCTCGGCTGGTTGGCCGCCAGGTACGGCCTCGAGGCGACGCTGGCCCGGTGCGATGTCGTCGTCACCGGCGTTGAATCCCTCGACTTCCATGCTGTCGGCGGGCCCGTGGTCCGCTTCGTCGTGGAGGCCGCAGGGAAGGCGATGCGCCCCGCCGTCGTCGTGGCGGGCCGCAACTGGGTCTCCTCGCGGGAACTGCGCCTCATCGGCGTCGAGGACGCCTACGCGACGCTGGCGGGGCCGGGCGACGAGCCCTGCACCCCGGACGAGCTGCGTCGCGTCGCGGCCGGTGTCGCCAGGACCTGGCGCTGGTGA
- a CDS encoding HesB/IscA family protein, with amino-acid sequence MTDTQTVPSTGVTLTDAAVSKVRALLSGEGRDDLALRIAVQPGGCSGLRYQLYFDDRDLDGDVATEYEDVKVVTDKMSAPYLGGASIDFLDTIEKQGFTIDNPNAGGSCACGDSFH; translated from the coding sequence GTGACCGATACCCAGACCGTCCCCAGCACCGGCGTCACCCTGACCGACGCCGCCGTCTCGAAGGTGCGAGCCCTCCTGAGCGGTGAGGGCCGCGACGACCTCGCGCTGCGCATCGCCGTCCAGCCGGGAGGCTGCTCGGGCCTGCGCTACCAGCTCTACTTCGACGACCGTGACCTCGACGGTGACGTCGCCACCGAGTACGAGGATGTCAAGGTCGTCACCGACAAGATGAGCGCCCCGTACCTCGGCGGCGCGAGCATCGACTTCCTCGACACGATCGAGAAGCAGGGCTTCACGATCGACAACCCCAACGCCGGCGGTTCCTGTGCTTGTGGAGACTCCTTCCACTGA
- the ctaC gene encoding aa3-type cytochrome oxidase subunit II, with protein MTRTPAPAGRRWIRGALLAAAPLAALTLTACSGSGARLGLPVAATAEAPNVGNLWLGAWIASFVIGGLVWGLIGWAVIRYRRKDGDVPAPRQTTYHLPLELLYTLVPFLIIGVLFFYTVKAQDAMLDQSEEPDVVIGVIGQKWSWTFNYMEEDNPDIGTNAHTVGMPEGPLPELYLPVNKRVRFDLQSADVIHSFWVPSFYFKMDVIPGHPNSFDATPNRIGVYDGKCAELCGERHAMMLFKLHVVSEEEYEAKVKEIAADGGAGVKPLEPGLEAVLPTAAPEENQ; from the coding sequence GTGACTCGCACTCCTGCGCCAGCTGGTCGGCGATGGATCCGTGGCGCTCTGCTCGCCGCGGCCCCGCTGGCCGCGTTGACTCTGACGGCCTGCTCGGGGTCAGGGGCACGACTCGGCCTGCCCGTGGCGGCCACCGCCGAGGCGCCGAACGTCGGCAACCTGTGGCTCGGCGCGTGGATCGCGTCCTTCGTGATCGGCGGCCTCGTCTGGGGTCTCATCGGTTGGGCCGTCATCCGCTACCGCCGCAAGGACGGCGACGTCCCCGCGCCGCGACAGACCACGTACCACCTGCCGCTCGAACTGCTCTACACGCTGGTGCCGTTCCTGATTATCGGCGTGCTGTTCTTCTACACGGTCAAGGCGCAGGACGCCATGCTCGACCAGAGTGAGGAACCGGACGTCGTCATCGGTGTCATCGGCCAGAAGTGGTCCTGGACCTTCAACTACATGGAGGAGGACAACCCGGACATCGGCACCAACGCCCACACCGTCGGCATGCCGGAGGGCCCGCTCCCCGAGCTGTACCTCCCCGTCAACAAGCGCGTGCGGTTCGACCTGCAGTCCGCAGACGTCATCCACTCGTTCTGGGTCCCCTCCTTCTACTTCAAGATGGACGTCATCCCGGGACACCCGAACTCTTTCGACGCGACCCCCAACCGGATCGGTGTCTATGACGGCAAATGCGCCGAACTCTGCGGCGAACGTCACGCCATGATGCTCTTCAAGCTGCACGTTGTCAGCGAGGAGGAGTACGAGGCAAAGGTCAAGGAAATCGCCGCCGACGGCGGCGCAGGGGTGAAGCCGCTGGAGCCCGGCCTGGAGGCCGTTCTCCCCACCGCGGCACCTGAGGAGAACCAATGA
- a CDS encoding cytochrome c oxidase subunit 4 — protein MKAEKWVFGFIFVFFLVVTPIYWFMSGEIAGTFVLGFSALLGGMIATYLGLTARSFDPRPEDRDAEVVEAAGPVGFFAPQSMWPFWCAITVALIFLGPALHQAWITLVGVGFGIWALSGWVLQFYRGDYKH, from the coding sequence GTGAAGGCCGAGAAGTGGGTATTCGGATTCATCTTCGTCTTCTTCCTGGTGGTGACGCCGATCTACTGGTTCATGTCCGGTGAGATCGCCGGCACCTTCGTGCTGGGTTTCTCTGCCCTCCTGGGCGGCATGATCGCCACCTACCTGGGGCTGACGGCGCGCTCGTTCGACCCGCGGCCCGAGGACCGGGACGCCGAGGTCGTCGAGGCGGCGGGGCCCGTGGGCTTCTTCGCCCCCCAGAGCATGTGGCCTTTCTGGTGTGCGATCACCGTGGCGCTGATCTTCCTCGGCCCCGCGCTGCACCAGGCCTGGATCACGCTGGTCGGCGTCGGCTTCGGCATCTGGGCCCTGTCCGGCTGGGTGCTGCAGTTCTACCGCGGCGACTACAAGCACTGA